In one Tachysurus vachellii isolate PV-2020 chromosome 24, HZAU_Pvac_v1, whole genome shotgun sequence genomic region, the following are encoded:
- the agpat3 gene encoding 1-acyl-sn-glycerol-3-phosphate acyltransferase gamma, translating into MGVLAWLKSQFILQLLIGFVFVVSGLIINFIQLCTCVLWPINRQLYRRINTRLAYSLWSQLVMLLEWWSGTECTLYMDEISIQNFGKEHVIVILNHNYEIDFLCGWAMCERYGVLGSSKVLAKHELLKVPLIGWTWYFLEIVFCKRKWEEDRKTVLKGLSQLRDYPESMWFLLYCEGTRFTEQKHQISMQVAESKGLPKLKYHLLPRTKGFTTTLQCLKGTVKAVYDVTLNFKDKENPTLLGIINGKKYRADMKVRRFEVEQIPDDEKECANWLHKLYQEKDELQEYYLKEGRFPGHAIKPKRRLWTLLNFLFWATLLLSPLINFAWDVFVSGSPLLIISFMIFLIIASIAVRRLIGVTEVNKTGSSYGNAESKKEN; encoded by the exons ATGGGTGTGTTGGCCTGGCTCAAGAGCCAGTTCATCCTGCAGCTCCTCATCGGCTTCGTATTCGTGGTCAGCGGCCTCATCATCAACTTCATTCAGCTGTGTACCTGCGTGCTTTGGCCAATCAACAGGCAGCTCTACCGCAGGATCAACACCCGCTTGGCCTATTCGTTATGGAGCC agttggtGATGCTTTTAGAATGGTGGTCAGGAACAGAATGCACGCTCTATATGGACGAGATTTCCATCCAAAACTTTGGAAAAGAGCATGTCATCGTCATCCTCAACCACAACTACGAAATCGATTTTCTGTGCGGCTGGGCCATGTGCGAGAGATACGGCGTGCTGGGG AGCTCTAAAGTGTTGGCGAAACATGAGCTGCTGAAGGTtcctctgattggctggacCTGGTACTTCCTGGAGATTGTGTTCTGTAAGAGAAAGTGGGAGGAGGACAGGAAGACGGTGCTTAAGGGGCTCAGCCAGCTCAGGGATTATCCTGAGTCCATGTGG TTCCTGTTGTACTGTGAGGGAACACGGTTTACAGAGCAAAAGCACCAGATCAGCATGCAAGTGGCTGAGAGTAAAGGTCTCCCCAAACTCAAATACCACCTACTGCCACGCACCAAGGGCTTCACCACCACACTCCAATGCCTAAAGGGAACAG TCAAAGCCGTATACGACGTCACACTGAATTTTAAAGATAAGGAGAATCCCACACTGCTAGGCATCATCAATGGCAAGAAATACAGAGCCGACATGAAAGTCAG GCGATTTGAGGTCGAGCAGATCCCCGATGATGAGAAGGAGTGTGCTAACTGGCTTCACAAGCTCTATCAGGAGAAG GATGAACTACAAGAGTACTATTTGAAGGAGGGGCGTTTCCCAGGACACGCTATCAAGCCCAAACGGCGGTTATGGACCCTGCTTAACTTCCTGTTCTGGGCAACACTGCTGCTGTCTCCACTCATTAACTTCGCCTGGGACGTCTTTGTCAGTGGCTCACCTCTCCTCATCATCAGCTTCATGATCTTCCTCATTATTG ctTCTATAGCTGTGCGGCGTCTCATCGGCGTGACGGAGGTGAATAAAACAGGCTCCAGCTATGGAAATGCTGAATCCAAGAAAGAAAACTAG